A stretch of Aeromicrobium tamlense DNA encodes these proteins:
- a CDS encoding thiolase family protein, whose translation MTEAFVYEAVRTPRGRVRRDGGTLAEVPAHELAAQLLREIESRGVPADAVQDVVLGVSTAHGEQAADLARVAVMAAGWPDSTPAGVVSRMCCSGLDALATASAQVRSGMLDVVVAGGAESMSRVPMMSDRPAFAFDPGVGATTGFVTIGVSADLTAAQHGFSRADLDAWAVRSHQRSAAASWDSIVPVTVDGATILKADEGARSDTTAESLGALAPLFGEDPLWSRVEDRFPGFTRPAEGLHTVGTAPQLCDGASAAVIGSAAAQDVLGRAPRGRIASWAHTAVRSPGLDGTVAAARLALERAGIGVEDVAVAEFNESFSVTPLLLTRELGIDPERVNVQGGAVSVGHPLAASGGILLANALDLLERRGGGYALLVIPAALGVSMALVVEGLA comes from the coding sequence ATGACCGAGGCCTTCGTCTACGAGGCGGTGAGGACGCCGCGTGGCCGCGTGCGTCGCGACGGCGGAACGCTCGCCGAGGTGCCCGCCCACGAGCTGGCGGCCCAGCTGCTGCGCGAGATCGAGTCCCGTGGCGTGCCCGCCGACGCGGTCCAGGACGTCGTCCTCGGCGTCAGCACGGCCCACGGCGAGCAGGCGGCCGACCTCGCCCGCGTCGCCGTCATGGCGGCCGGCTGGCCCGACTCCACGCCCGCCGGCGTCGTCTCGCGGATGTGCTGCTCGGGCCTCGACGCGCTCGCGACGGCCTCGGCGCAGGTCCGGTCGGGGATGCTCGACGTCGTCGTGGCCGGCGGCGCCGAGTCGATGTCGCGCGTGCCGATGATGAGCGACCGGCCCGCCTTCGCGTTCGATCCCGGCGTCGGCGCGACCACCGGCTTCGTCACGATCGGCGTCTCGGCCGACCTCACCGCCGCGCAGCACGGCTTCTCCCGCGCCGATCTCGACGCGTGGGCGGTCCGCTCGCACCAGCGCTCGGCCGCGGCCTCGTGGGACTCGATCGTCCCCGTCACCGTGGACGGCGCGACGATCCTCAAGGCCGACGAGGGCGCGCGGAGCGACACCACCGCCGAGTCCCTCGGTGCGCTCGCGCCGCTGTTCGGCGAGGACCCGCTGTGGTCGCGCGTCGAGGACCGGTTCCCCGGCTTCACCCGCCCCGCCGAGGGCCTGCACACCGTCGGCACCGCACCGCAGCTGTGCGACGGCGCCTCCGCCGCGGTGATCGGCTCGGCCGCCGCGCAGGACGTGCTGGGTCGCGCGCCCCGTGGCCGCATCGCCTCGTGGGCGCACACGGCCGTGCGCTCGCCCGGCCTCGACGGCACCGTGGCCGCCGCGCGCCTCGCCCTCGAGCGTGCCGGCATCGGCGTCGAGGACGTCGCGGTCGCGGAGTTCAACGAGTCCTTCTCGGTCACCCCCCTGCTGCTGACCCGCGAGCTCGGCATCGACCCCGAGCGGGTCAACGTCCAGGGCGGCGCCGTCTCGGTGGGCCACCCGCTCGCCGCGAGCGGCGGCATCCTGCTGGCCAACGCTCTCGACCTGCTCGAGCGCCGCGGCGGCGGGTACGCGCTGCTCGTCATCCCCGCCGCCCTCGGCGTCTCGATGGCCCTCGTCGTGGAGGGCCTGGCATGA
- a CDS encoding NAD(P)H-dependent amine dehydrogenase family protein, translated as MTYRVVQWATGAMGTAILRTMLDHPGIDVVGTYVYGEAKAGRDVGDLARRDATGVLATSDVDEILALDADVVVHAGRIGPYGSHDDDIVALLESGKNVLSINGYTDPLVHAGERLDRLRKAAERGGATLMGVGLNPGFIGEQVAVLATGVCASVDHVEVVEMADARLVQDPEYLFGSLGFGAGLGAHDPNDPSWGPVGSLNGMFEEVVGAMAHHLGLELDEIVSDHVCHPAQSDLEIAAGVIPQGTVGHTNWRWHGIVAGERRITMSIHWFVETAFLPEPEPPLWRVTVTGHPGVKIAMEVEKHPDDRSRMGAEQYAVAGQVINAVPHVVAAEPGVMIRPIATPWRADYGTVAPN; from the coding sequence ATGACCTACCGGGTGGTGCAGTGGGCGACCGGCGCCATGGGCACCGCGATCCTGCGGACGATGCTCGACCACCCGGGCATCGACGTCGTGGGCACGTACGTCTACGGCGAGGCGAAGGCCGGCCGCGACGTGGGCGACCTCGCCCGCCGTGACGCGACCGGCGTGCTGGCGACCTCCGACGTCGACGAGATCCTCGCGCTCGACGCCGACGTCGTGGTCCACGCCGGCCGGATCGGGCCCTACGGCTCGCACGACGACGACATCGTCGCCCTGCTCGAGTCGGGCAAGAACGTGCTGAGCATCAACGGCTACACCGACCCGCTCGTCCACGCCGGCGAGCGGCTCGACCGGCTGCGCAAGGCCGCCGAGCGCGGCGGCGCGACGCTCATGGGCGTCGGCCTGAATCCGGGCTTCATCGGCGAGCAGGTCGCGGTCCTGGCCACGGGCGTGTGCGCGTCGGTGGACCACGTCGAGGTCGTCGAGATGGCCGACGCGCGCCTGGTGCAGGACCCCGAGTACCTCTTCGGCTCGCTCGGCTTCGGCGCCGGGCTGGGTGCGCACGACCCGAACGACCCCTCGTGGGGGCCCGTCGGCTCGCTCAACGGGATGTTCGAGGAGGTCGTCGGGGCGATGGCCCACCACCTCGGCCTGGAGCTGGACGAGATCGTCAGCGACCACGTCTGCCACCCGGCCCAGTCCGACCTCGAGATCGCCGCCGGCGTGATCCCGCAGGGGACCGTCGGGCACACGAACTGGCGCTGGCACGGGATCGTCGCTGGCGAGCGACGGATCACGATGTCGATCCACTGGTTCGTGGAGACCGCGTTCCTGCCCGAGCCCGAGCCGCCGCTGTGGCGCGTGACCGTCACGGGCCATCCCGGCGTGAAGATCGCGATGGAGGTGGAGAAGCACCCCGACGACCGCAGTCGCATGGGCGCCGAGCAGTACGCCGTCGCCGGCCAGGTGATCAATGCGGTGCCGCATGTCGTGGCGGCGGAGCCGGGCGTCATGATCCGGCCGATCGCGACGCCGTGGCGCGCCGATTACGGGACGGTCGCGCCGAACTGA
- a CDS encoding acetyl-CoA acetyltransferase: MSKPSNVWILGGYQTDFARNLTREGKDFADLATEVVDGTLAASGVDAEEIGVVHVGNAFGQLFAGQGQLGAMPATVNDGLWGVPSSRHEAACASGSIAVLAAMADLRAGNYDSALVVGVELEKTVSGDQAAHHLGAAAWAGHEGDDATFMWPYMFSKVADEYDRRYGIDQQHLSRIAEINFANAKLNPNAQTRGWDVPDLGPAGDPALNPPVDGRVRRFDCSQITDGGSGIVLVSDAFLVRHPDLRPLARMAGWGHQTVGLGLQQKLDRAADQPYVMPHLRRAVHDAFDRAQIGLDDLDALETHDCFTPSEYIAIDHIGLTEPGESWKAIENGDIEIGGRLPINPSGGLIGGGHPVGASGIRMVLDATKQVSGTAGDYQVEGADTVGTLNFGGSTATTVSFVVTAS; encoded by the coding sequence ATGTCCAAGCCGTCGAACGTCTGGATCCTCGGTGGGTACCAGACCGACTTCGCCCGCAACCTGACCCGCGAGGGCAAGGACTTCGCCGATCTCGCGACCGAGGTCGTCGACGGCACCCTGGCCGCCTCGGGCGTCGACGCCGAGGAGATCGGCGTCGTTCACGTGGGCAACGCCTTCGGCCAGCTGTTCGCCGGACAGGGCCAGCTCGGCGCGATGCCGGCCACGGTCAACGACGGCCTGTGGGGCGTCCCCTCCTCGCGTCACGAGGCCGCCTGCGCCTCGGGCAGCATCGCCGTCCTGGCCGCGATGGCCGACCTGCGCGCCGGCAACTACGACTCGGCGCTCGTCGTCGGCGTCGAGCTGGAGAAGACGGTCAGCGGCGACCAGGCCGCCCATCACCTCGGTGCCGCCGCCTGGGCCGGCCACGAGGGCGACGACGCCACCTTCATGTGGCCCTACATGTTCAGCAAGGTCGCCGACGAGTACGACCGCCGCTACGGCATCGACCAGCAGCACCTGAGCCGCATCGCCGAGATCAACTTCGCGAACGCCAAGCTCAACCCCAACGCACAGACGCGCGGCTGGGACGTGCCCGACCTCGGTCCGGCCGGCGACCCCGCGCTCAACCCGCCGGTCGACGGCCGCGTGCGCCGCTTCGACTGCAGCCAGATCACCGACGGCGGCTCGGGCATCGTGCTCGTCTCCGACGCGTTCCTCGTGCGCCACCCCGACCTGCGCCCGCTGGCGCGGATGGCCGGCTGGGGTCACCAGACCGTGGGCCTGGGCCTGCAGCAGAAGCTCGACCGCGCCGCCGACCAGCCCTACGTCATGCCGCACCTGCGCCGCGCCGTGCACGACGCGTTCGACCGCGCCCAGATCGGACTGGACGACCTCGACGCGCTCGAGACCCACGACTGCTTCACCCCGAGCGAGTACATCGCGATCGACCACATCGGCCTGACCGAGCCGGGCGAGTCCTGGAAGGCGATCGAGAACGGCGACATCGAGATCGGCGGACGACTGCCGATCAACCCCAGTGGCGGCCTCATCGGCGGCGGCCACCCCGTGGGCGCGTCGGGCATCCGCATGGTGCTCGACGCGACCAAGCAGGTCTCCGGAACGGCCGGCGACTACCAGGTCGAGGGTGCCGACACCGTGGGCACGCTCAACTTCGGCGGCAGCACCGCCACCACCGTCAGCTTCGTCGTGACGGCCAGCTGA
- a CDS encoding carotenoid oxygenase family protein yields MDLELVGKLLSTLPEDDDHPYRTGPWRPQTNEWVADDLEVVEGEVPADLDGVYLRNTENPVHASLKNYHPFDGDGMIHVVGFRDGKAFYRNRMIRTDGYLAEQEAGHALWAGLAERPQIALREDGWGARRQMKDASSTDVIVHRGVALTSFYQCGDLYRVDPFSAQTLGKESWNGHFPFDWGVSAHPKVDDRTGEMMFFNYSKEAPYMKYGVVDENNDLVHYVDIPLPGPRLPHDMAFTENYAILNDMPLFWDPEALKQNAHVARWHRDMPARFAVIPRRGQTSDIQWFEAESTYVLHFTNAFEEGDEVVLEGYFQTDPEPADNGTGTQWERAFRFLAQDRMETRLHRWRFNLKTGQTKEERLTDTVSEFGMINGSFGGVKHRYSYSATNKPGWFLFNGLVKHDSWTGAEETFAFGDGVYGSETAMAPRVGSSSEDDGYLVTLISDMNDDASYAVVFDAARLSDGPVCKLKLPERISSGTHSTWCAGEELRRWRTEESAATAVGL; encoded by the coding sequence ATGGATCTGGAACTCGTGGGCAAGCTGCTCTCCACGCTGCCCGAGGACGACGACCACCCCTACCGCACCGGACCCTGGCGCCCGCAGACGAACGAGTGGGTCGCCGACGACCTCGAGGTCGTCGAGGGCGAGGTCCCCGCCGACCTCGACGGCGTCTATCTGCGCAACACCGAGAACCCGGTGCACGCGTCGCTGAAGAACTATCACCCGTTCGACGGCGACGGCATGATCCACGTGGTGGGCTTCCGCGACGGCAAGGCCTTCTACCGCAACCGGATGATCCGCACCGACGGCTACCTCGCCGAGCAGGAGGCCGGGCACGCGCTGTGGGCCGGCCTGGCCGAGCGCCCGCAGATCGCGCTGCGCGAGGACGGCTGGGGCGCCCGCCGCCAGATGAAGGACGCGTCGAGCACCGACGTGATCGTCCACCGCGGTGTCGCGCTGACCAGCTTCTACCAGTGCGGCGACCTGTACCGGGTCGACCCGTTCTCCGCCCAGACGCTGGGCAAGGAGAGCTGGAACGGTCACTTCCCGTTCGACTGGGGCGTCTCGGCGCACCCGAAGGTCGACGACCGCACCGGCGAGATGATGTTCTTCAACTACAGCAAGGAGGCGCCGTACATGAAGTACGGCGTCGTCGACGAGAACAACGACCTCGTCCACTACGTCGACATCCCGCTGCCCGGCCCGCGCCTGCCGCACGACATGGCGTTCACCGAGAACTACGCGATCCTCAACGACATGCCGCTGTTCTGGGACCCCGAGGCGCTCAAGCAGAACGCGCACGTGGCCCGCTGGCACCGCGACATGCCCGCGCGCTTCGCCGTCATCCCACGCCGCGGCCAGACCTCGGACATCCAGTGGTTCGAGGCCGAGTCGACCTACGTCCTGCACTTCACGAACGCGTTCGAGGAGGGCGACGAGGTCGTCCTGGAGGGCTACTTCCAGACCGATCCCGAGCCCGCCGACAACGGCACCGGCACGCAGTGGGAGCGGGCCTTCCGCTTCCTCGCGCAGGACCGGATGGAGACCCGACTGCACCGCTGGCGCTTCAACCTCAAGACGGGACAGACGAAGGAGGAGCGGCTCACCGACACCGTCTCCGAGTTCGGCATGATCAACGGCTCGTTCGGCGGCGTGAAGCACCGCTACTCGTACTCGGCGACGAACAAGCCGGGCTGGTTCCTGTTCAACGGCCTGGTCAAGCACGACTCGTGGACGGGTGCCGAGGAGACGTTCGCCTTCGGCGACGGCGTCTACGGCAGCGAGACCGCGATGGCGCCCCGCGTGGGCTCGTCCTCGGAGGACGACGGCTACCTGGTGACGCTGATCTCGGACATGAACGACGACGCGTCGTACGCCGTGGTCTTCGACGCCGCACGGCTCTCGGACGGCCCGGTGTGCAAGCTCAAGCTGCCCGAGCGCATCTCGAGCGGCACCCACTCCACGTGGTGCGCCGGCGAGGAGCTGCGCCGCTGGCGCACGGAGGAGTCCGCCGCGACGGCCGTGGGGCTCTGA
- a CDS encoding NAD(P)H-dependent flavin oxidoreductase → MSDTVLDRLRLPVVAAPMFLISGPDLVVAACEAGVVGSFPSPNCRTAAELDTWMGTIRDRLAGSPGAAPWALNLVTHRSNARLPEDLALVAEHQPDIVITALGSPMPVMEVVKSYGGLVIADVVSMKLARKAIAAGVDGLACVSAGAGGHTGHLSPFAFISAVREEFDGIVTVGGGITDGAGVAGAVAAGADLVYMGTRFLATSESLAQDEYKQMVVDHGPDDLVVTAGVTGTPASWLRPSLVANGYDPDAMTGPAERDYDSTGGAGRRWKDLWAAGQGLQTIHAVEPTATVVDRLEQEYRAASERFTRLALATR, encoded by the coding sequence ATGTCCGACACCGTGCTCGACCGCCTCCGCCTGCCCGTGGTGGCGGCGCCCATGTTCCTGATCTCCGGTCCCGACCTCGTGGTCGCGGCCTGCGAGGCCGGGGTCGTGGGCTCCTTCCCCAGCCCGAACTGCCGCACGGCGGCCGAGCTCGACACGTGGATGGGCACGATCCGCGACCGTCTCGCCGGCTCGCCCGGCGCCGCGCCGTGGGCGCTCAACCTCGTGACGCACCGCAGCAACGCGCGCCTGCCCGAGGACCTCGCCCTCGTCGCCGAGCACCAGCCCGACATCGTCATCACGGCGCTGGGCTCGCCGATGCCGGTCATGGAGGTCGTGAAGTCCTACGGCGGCCTCGTCATCGCCGACGTCGTGTCCATGAAGCTCGCGCGCAAGGCGATCGCGGCCGGCGTCGACGGACTGGCGTGCGTCTCGGCCGGCGCGGGCGGCCACACGGGCCACCTCTCGCCGTTCGCGTTCATCTCCGCCGTGCGCGAGGAGTTCGACGGCATCGTCACGGTCGGCGGCGGCATCACCGACGGCGCCGGCGTGGCCGGAGCCGTCGCCGCGGGCGCCGACCTCGTCTACATGGGCACGCGGTTCCTCGCGACCAGCGAGAGCCTCGCCCAGGACGAGTACAAGCAGATGGTCGTCGACCACGGCCCGGACGACCTCGTGGTCACCGCGGGCGTCACCGGCACCCCCGCCTCGTGGCTGCGGCCGAGCCTCGTCGCGAACGGCTACGACCCGGACGCGATGACCGGCCCCGCCGAGCGCGACTACGACTCCACCGGTGGCGCGGGTCGCCGCTGGAAGGACCTGTGGGCCGCGGGCCAGGGCCTGCAGACCATCCACGCGGTCGAGCCGACCGCCACGGTGGTCGACCGTCTCGAGCAGGAGTACCGCGCCGCGAGCGAGCGCTTCACCCGCCTCGCCCTCGCGACCCGCTGA
- a CDS encoding enoyl-CoA hydratase-related protein: protein MTDQPDIVVVTRDRPGTATVALNRPARRNAWTVPLQRAYFRALEDLVADPDVRAIVVTGAGGTFCPGADTEALQTYSDTGTTNPEMATIEQPEWFPLLVPKPIVAAISGMCAGVGLAQALLCDLRIAAPDTRLTTAFAKRALPPMHGMGPLLARAAGDAAAADLLLTARTFDGTEALRLGVVNATDPDPLARALDLAEQLAATCAPSSLATIKHRLVAPWLDRVRDDVESVDATLDAVLSSPDFREGLASLLERRPPRFPPLTRDWFPATREE, encoded by the coding sequence ATGACGGACCAGCCCGACATCGTCGTCGTGACGCGCGATCGGCCCGGCACCGCCACGGTCGCCCTCAACCGTCCCGCGCGCCGCAACGCCTGGACCGTTCCGCTGCAACGGGCCTACTTCCGCGCCCTCGAGGACCTGGTCGCGGACCCCGACGTGCGGGCGATCGTGGTGACCGGAGCGGGCGGCACGTTCTGCCCCGGGGCCGACACCGAGGCCCTCCAGACCTACAGCGACACCGGCACGACGAACCCCGAGATGGCGACGATCGAGCAGCCCGAGTGGTTCCCGCTGCTCGTCCCGAAGCCGATCGTCGCCGCGATCTCCGGGATGTGCGCCGGCGTCGGGCTGGCCCAGGCCCTCCTGTGCGACCTGCGGATCGCCGCGCCGGACACGCGACTCACCACGGCCTTCGCGAAGCGCGCCCTGCCGCCCATGCACGGCATGGGACCCCTGCTGGCCCGCGCCGCCGGCGACGCGGCCGCGGCCGACCTCCTCCTCACCGCCCGCACGTTCGACGGCACCGAGGCCCTGCGCCTCGGCGTGGTGAACGCGACCGACCCCGACCCGCTCGCTCGGGCGCTCGACCTGGCCGAGCAGCTCGCCGCGACCTGCGCGCCGTCCTCCCTGGCCACCATCAAGCACCGCCTCGTCGCACCCTGGCTCGACCGGGTGCGCGACGACGTCGAGAGCGTGGACGCCACGCTCGACGCCGTGCTGTCCTCGCCCGACTTCCGTGAGGGCCTGGCCAGCCTGCTGGAGCGGCGACCCCCACGATTCCCCCCTCTGACCCGGGACTGGTTCCCCGCAACGCGAGAAGAGTGA
- a CDS encoding class I adenylate-forming enzyme family protein, with protein MELFDEEQRAAFAAGGWWTGRTWSGLFDAAVAARPDGFALVDPLDRATVMGGPVRSLTWREAADEVRRVSAALHGLGVRRGDVVGVQLPNVVELPLTLVAIARLGAVACPFPIQYRSHELVRMSEMAGLGVFVTTTSALGRDLAAEAADFRERVPGLRAVAAFGDPGSDPRLAALDATDDQVAAADAYVASLELGSADPVTIVWTSGTEGFPKGVPRAYGEWEVLGTACTESPRLTADDVLLNPFPMVNGGGLAGMFVPWLLNGCTLVQHHPFDLERFCEQIERHRVTYTCAPPPVLNAVVSGRGPDRDLSSLRAVSSGSAPLAGWMIDAWESGRGVEVLNLFGSNEGGMLFAEPETVPDPAQRGRLFPRYGRPGLAYRTRVASAMSARLVDLSDGTEIDAPGRPGELRLKGPAIFSGYLGRGREGFDEDGWFCTGDVFEISAENEDLLVHVDRAKDLIVRGGYKISAAEIEAIVTADPRVAEAAAVAMPDPDLGERLCLFVVPSSADEPVGLDEVVGIVKAADVAKFKWPERLEVVPALPRNPVGKVLKRELREQLRASDSTGGR; from the coding sequence ATGGAACTGTTCGACGAGGAGCAGCGCGCCGCCTTCGCGGCCGGCGGCTGGTGGACCGGGCGCACCTGGTCGGGACTGTTCGACGCGGCCGTCGCGGCCCGGCCCGACGGGTTCGCCCTCGTCGACCCGCTCGACCGCGCCACGGTCATGGGCGGGCCGGTCCGGTCGCTCACGTGGCGCGAGGCCGCGGACGAGGTTCGCCGCGTCAGCGCCGCCCTGCACGGCCTCGGCGTGCGGCGCGGCGACGTGGTGGGAGTCCAGCTGCCGAACGTGGTCGAGCTGCCGCTGACGCTCGTCGCCATCGCCCGCCTCGGGGCGGTCGCGTGCCCCTTCCCCATCCAGTACCGCAGCCACGAGCTGGTCCGCATGAGCGAGATGGCGGGGCTCGGCGTCTTCGTCACCACGACGTCGGCCCTGGGCCGCGATCTCGCCGCCGAGGCCGCCGACTTCCGTGAGCGGGTCCCGGGCCTGCGCGCCGTCGCCGCGTTCGGCGATCCCGGCTCCGACCCCCGGCTCGCCGCACTCGACGCCACCGACGACCAGGTCGCGGCCGCCGACGCGTACGTCGCGAGCCTCGAGCTGGGCTCGGCCGACCCCGTCACGATCGTGTGGACCTCGGGCACCGAGGGCTTCCCCAAGGGCGTGCCCCGCGCCTACGGCGAGTGGGAGGTGCTCGGCACGGCGTGCACCGAGTCGCCGCGGCTGACCGCCGACGACGTCCTGCTCAACCCGTTCCCCATGGTCAACGGCGGCGGCCTGGCCGGCATGTTCGTGCCGTGGCTGCTGAACGGCTGCACGCTCGTGCAGCACCACCCGTTCGACCTCGAGCGGTTCTGCGAGCAGATCGAGCGCCACCGCGTCACCTACACGTGCGCGCCGCCGCCGGTGCTCAACGCCGTCGTCTCGGGCCGCGGCCCCGACCGCGACCTGTCGTCGCTGCGCGCCGTGTCGTCCGGGTCCGCCCCGCTGGCCGGCTGGATGATCGACGCGTGGGAGAGCGGCCGCGGGGTCGAGGTGCTCAACCTGTTCGGCTCGAACGAGGGCGGCATGCTGTTCGCCGAGCCCGAGACGGTGCCCGATCCCGCGCAGCGCGGCCGGCTGTTCCCGCGCTACGGCCGCCCCGGCCTGGCGTACCGCACGCGCGTCGCGTCGGCGATGTCCGCGCGCCTCGTCGACCTGTCCGACGGCACCGAGATCGACGCGCCGGGCCGTCCCGGCGAGCTGCGCCTCAAGGGCCCGGCGATCTTCTCGGGCTACCTCGGCCGCGGCCGCGAGGGCTTCGACGAGGACGGCTGGTTCTGCACCGGCGACGTCTTCGAGATCAGCGCCGAGAACGAGGACCTGCTGGTCCACGTCGATCGCGCGAAGGACCTCATCGTCCGTGGCGGCTACAAGATCTCGGCCGCCGAGATCGAAGCGATCGTCACGGCCGACCCCCGCGTGGCCGAGGCCGCCGCGGTCGCCATGCCCGACCCCGACCTGGGGGAGCGGCTGTGCCTGTTCGTGGTCCCGTCCTCGGCCGACGAGCCGGTCGGTCTCGACGAGGTCGTCGGGATCGTCAAGGCCGCCGACGTCGCCAAGTTCAAGTGGCCCGAGCGGCTGGAAGTGGTCCCCGCCCTGCCCCGCAACCCCGTGGGGAAGGTGCTCAAGCGCGAGCTGCGCGAGCAGCTGCGCGCGTCCGACTCGACTGGAGGTCGATGA
- a CDS encoding VOC family protein, whose protein sequence is MMSLPRIRQVVLITDDLAAASAQARELFGFTGGVSLDEEMAKLGFEHVIFSFADTFVEIVSPLDPASPHGRMLEKNGPGGYMVVVQVDDVPTLVDRAAGLGFGPIMNEDYHGAPLTQWHPKHLGTLAEIDQVSPPESWHFAPAVFEQCSPDVARDIVAASLVADDPDGLASTWAQLLVREAPQDGVVRLARGETLTILPADGGPRGLRSVDVVAADPARVGDAVELCGVTFRFVAPSPQEQS, encoded by the coding sequence ATGATGTCCCTGCCCCGGATCCGCCAGGTCGTGCTGATCACCGACGATCTCGCCGCCGCCTCCGCGCAGGCGCGCGAGCTGTTCGGCTTCACCGGCGGCGTGAGCCTCGACGAGGAGATGGCGAAGCTCGGCTTCGAGCACGTCATCTTCAGCTTCGCCGACACGTTCGTCGAGATCGTCTCGCCGCTGGACCCCGCGTCGCCGCACGGCCGGATGCTGGAGAAGAACGGACCGGGCGGCTACATGGTGGTCGTACAGGTCGACGACGTGCCGACTCTGGTCGACCGCGCCGCCGGCCTGGGCTTCGGGCCGATCATGAACGAGGACTACCACGGCGCCCCGCTCACGCAGTGGCACCCGAAGCACCTCGGCACCCTCGCCGAGATCGACCAGGTGAGCCCGCCCGAGAGCTGGCACTTCGCCCCGGCGGTCTTCGAGCAGTGCTCGCCCGACGTGGCCCGTGACATCGTCGCCGCGTCCCTCGTGGCCGACGACCCGGACGGGCTCGCGTCGACGTGGGCCCAGCTGCTGGTCCGCGAGGCCCCGCAGGACGGCGTCGTGCGCCTGGCCCGCGGCGAGACCCTGACCATCCTCCCCGCCGACGGCGGACCCCGTGGACTCCGGTCCGTCGACGTGGTCGCCGCGGATCCCGCGCGCGTCGGCGACGCGGTCGAGCTGTGCGGCGTGACCTTCCGGTTCGTCGCCCCGAGCCCCCAGGAGCAGTCATGA
- a CDS encoding enoyl-CoA hydratase/isomerase family protein, which produces MTSPHVHYEVEDGVATITIDRPEKRNALNYAMYDAIRDHTLEADADPAVRAIILTGVPGQFCAGTDLTELRPVEEGTSAHDRDGHTDGRHWYFWEATTPVIVAVDGPAAGLGVELSTQADFRIASTRARFSWIFVQRGLIPDTGAGTWLLPDLVGPQQAKRLVFSGEFIDAEEARRIGFVMDVVEPEDLLAAARELAAKVSTGSPFAIARAKSLLNWSTSRTRDEHLEHHIEALTECQLSQDHAEGVAAFLERRPAHFTGR; this is translated from the coding sequence ATGACCAGCCCGCACGTCCACTACGAGGTCGAGGACGGCGTCGCGACCATCACGATCGACCGCCCGGAGAAGCGCAACGCGCTGAACTACGCGATGTACGACGCGATCCGCGACCACACGCTGGAGGCGGACGCCGACCCGGCGGTGCGGGCGATCATCCTGACCGGCGTCCCGGGTCAGTTCTGCGCCGGCACCGACCTGACCGAGCTGCGTCCGGTCGAGGAGGGCACGAGCGCGCACGACCGCGACGGGCACACCGACGGACGGCACTGGTACTTCTGGGAGGCCACGACGCCGGTCATCGTCGCCGTCGACGGCCCGGCGGCGGGCCTCGGCGTCGAGCTGTCCACGCAGGCCGACTTCCGCATCGCGTCCACGCGGGCCAGGTTCTCGTGGATCTTCGTCCAGCGCGGACTGATCCCCGACACCGGCGCCGGCACCTGGCTGCTGCCCGACCTCGTAGGACCGCAGCAGGCCAAGCGCCTGGTCTTCTCCGGTGAGTTCATCGACGCGGAGGAGGCGCGACGGATCGGCTTCGTCATGGACGTCGTCGAGCCCGAGGACCTCCTGGCCGCCGCGCGCGAGCTCGCCGCGAAGGTCTCCACGGGCTCGCCGTTCGCGATCGCCCGCGCCAAGTCGCTGCTGAACTGGTCGACCTCGCGCACCCGCGACGAGCACCTCGAGCACCACATCGAGGCGCTCACCGAGTGTCAGCTGTCGCAGGACCACGCGGAGGGCGTCGCGGCCTTCCTCGAGCGCCGTCCCGCGCACTTCACTGGCAGGTAG